The Collimonas sp. PA-H2 genome contains a region encoding:
- a CDS encoding iron-containing alcohol dehydrogenase, which yields MLNFEFYNPTKIVFGRDTIAKLSQLVPAKARVLILYGGSSAQKTGTLAEVKAALGEREVHEFAGIEPNPSYETLMQAVEQVRAQKIDFLLAVGGGSVIDGTKFVAAAAHFEGEAWDIAVKRGANITSALPFGSVLTLPATGSEMNNGGVVTRKSIQAKLAFHSPLVFPQFSILDPSKTFTLPPRQIANGVVDAFVHTVEQYLTYPVHGQVQDRFAEGLLLSLIETGPKVLAEPNDYDARANLMWVATLALNGLIGAGVPQDWATHMLGHELTAQYDIDHARTLAIVLPSLLTVRRHSKHAKLLQYAERVWQITEGSEDARIDLAIERTRDFFESMGIKTRLSDYELGQPAVETVLLQLEQHGMTRLGEHQDHTLAVSRKILEAAL from the coding sequence ATGCTGAATTTTGAATTCTACAATCCCACCAAAATCGTCTTCGGCCGCGACACCATCGCCAAGCTGTCCCAGCTGGTGCCGGCCAAGGCCCGCGTGCTGATCCTGTACGGCGGTTCCAGCGCCCAGAAAACCGGTACCCTGGCCGAAGTCAAGGCAGCGCTGGGCGAGCGTGAAGTCCATGAGTTCGCCGGCATCGAACCGAATCCGAGTTATGAAACGCTGATGCAGGCAGTTGAGCAGGTACGCGCGCAAAAGATCGACTTCCTGCTGGCGGTAGGCGGCGGCTCAGTCATCGACGGCACCAAGTTTGTCGCCGCCGCTGCGCATTTCGAAGGCGAAGCCTGGGATATCGCCGTCAAGCGCGGCGCCAACATCACCAGCGCCCTGCCCTTCGGCAGCGTGCTGACCTTGCCGGCCACCGGGTCGGAAATGAACAATGGCGGCGTCGTCACCCGCAAATCGATACAGGCCAAGCTGGCCTTCCACAGCCCGCTGGTGTTTCCGCAATTTTCGATTCTCGACCCGAGCAAGACCTTCACCCTGCCGCCGCGCCAGATCGCCAACGGCGTGGTCGACGCTTTCGTGCACACCGTCGAGCAGTACCTGACTTATCCTGTGCACGGCCAGGTGCAGGACCGCTTCGCCGAAGGCTTGCTGCTGAGCCTGATTGAAACCGGGCCCAAGGTGCTAGCCGAGCCGAACGACTACGATGCCCGCGCCAACCTGATGTGGGTGGCGACACTGGCGCTCAACGGCCTGATCGGCGCCGGCGTGCCGCAAGACTGGGCTACCCACATGCTCGGCCATGAACTGACCGCGCAATACGATATCGACCATGCGCGCACCCTGGCCATTGTCCTGCCATCCTTGCTGACGGTACGCCGTCACAGCAAACATGCCAAACTGCTGCAATACGCCGAACGCGTCTGGCAGATTACCGAAGGCAGCGAAGATGCCCGCATTGATCTCGCCATCGAACGCACCCGCGATTTCTTTGAAAGCATGGGCATCAAGACCCGCTTGTCTGATTATGAACTGGGCCAGCCAGCGGTCGAAACAGTGCTGCTGCAACTCGAACAGCACGGCATGACCAGGCTCGGCGAACACCAGGACCATACCCTCGCAGTCAGCCGCAAGATCCTCGAAGCGGCGCTGTGA